A single Methylobacterium sp. 17Sr1-1 DNA region contains:
- the rplU gene encoding 50S ribosomal protein L21 — MFAVIKTGGKQYRVAANDVITIEKLEGEAGTAVTFGEVLLFTDGAGATQVGAPLVSGVSVAGEIVKQARGPKVIAFKKRRRQNSRRKRGHRQDLTVVRVTGISAA, encoded by the coding sequence ATGTTCGCAGTGATCAAGACCGGCGGCAAGCAGTACCGCGTCGCCGCCAACGACGTCATCACGATCGAGAAGCTCGAGGGCGAGGCCGGCACCGCGGTCACCTTCGGCGAAGTGCTGCTGTTCACCGACGGCGCCGGCGCGACCCAGGTCGGCGCCCCGCTGGTGTCGGGCGTCAGCGTCGCCGGCGAGATCGTGAAGCAGGCCCGCGGCCCGAAGGTCATCGCCTTCAAGAAGCGCCGCCGCCAGAACTCGCGCCGCAAGCGCGGTCACCGCCAGGACCTCACCGTGGTCCGCGTCACGGGCATCAGCGCCGCGTAA
- a CDS encoding DUF2267 domain-containing protein — translation MEELVARVTQATGLDATTAQKAIGLILAFLQKEGPAEEVNKLIAAMPGADAAIAQSGDGGPGEGGGGLMGMLGGMMGGGVMALGQKLMSAGVPMGQMQPLGRELFAYGREKAGEDVMGPIVGSIPGLNQFV, via the coding sequence ATGGAAGAGCTTGTTGCCCGGGTGACGCAGGCCACGGGACTCGACGCGACCACGGCCCAGAAGGCGATCGGGCTCATCCTGGCCTTCCTGCAGAAGGAGGGCCCGGCCGAGGAGGTCAACAAGTTGATCGCCGCCATGCCGGGCGCCGACGCGGCGATCGCCCAATCGGGCGACGGCGGCCCCGGCGAGGGCGGCGGCGGCCTGATGGGCATGCTCGGCGGCATGATGGGCGGCGGCGTGATGGCGCTCGGCCAGAAGCTGATGTCGGCCGGCGTGCCGATGGGCCAGATGCAGCCGCTCGGCCGCGAGCTGTTCGCCTATGGCCGCGAGAAGGCCGGCGAGGACGTGATGGGGCCGATCGTCGGCTCGATCCCGGGCCTGAACCAGTTCGTCTGA